Proteins from a genomic interval of Xylocopa sonorina isolate GNS202 chromosome 6, iyXylSono1_principal, whole genome shotgun sequence:
- the Nc73ef gene encoding oxoglutarate dehydrogenase Nc73EF isoform X7, which translates to MQPARGLQNKFYDNICLIRGHHIAKLDPLGINSADLDDRHPQELLYNHYSFGNRARTTYSQELQYRVAALMKKASDMDRIFKLPSTTFIGGKEKSLPLREILNRLEATYCGHIGVEFMFINSLEQCNWIRQKMETPGIMEMTNDERRLILARLTRATGFEAFLARKWSSEKRFGLEGCEILIPAMKQVIDKSTELGVESVVMGMPHRGRLNVLANVCRKPLSQIFTQFAALEAADDGSGDVKYHLGTYIERLNRVTNKNIRLAVVANPSHLEAVDPIVQGKTRAEQFYRGDGEGKKVMSVLLHGDAAFCGQGIVFETMHLSDLPDYTTHGTIHIVVNNQIGFTTDPRHSRSSPYCTDVARVVNAPIFHVNSDDPEAVMHVCKVAAEWRATFHKDVVIDIVSYRRNGHNEIDEPMFTQPLMYRKIRNTPPVLDKYAKTLIDDNVVTPEEVKDVKDKYEKICEEAYVNARQETHIKYKDWLDSPWSGFFEGKDPLKVSPTGIKEDTLVHIGKKFSSPPPNAAEFVIHKGIERILKSRMEMVEARTVDWALGEAMAFGSLLKEGIHVRLSGQDVERGTFSHRHHVLHHQTVDKATYRPLCYLYPDQAPYTVCNSSLSEFGVLGFELGYSMTNPNALVCWEAQFGDFNNTAQCIIDQFISSGQAKWVRQSGLVMLQPHGLEGMGPEHSSARLERFLQMSADDADYFPPESEEFAVRQLHDTNWIVANCSTPANYFHILRRQIALPFRKPLILMTPKSLLRHPEAKSNFDMMLENTEFLRVIPEEGVALQSPSNVKRLVFCSGKVYYDLKKARAEKKLDDKVAIARVEQITPFPYDLVKKEAAKYPNAELVWAQEEHKNQGAWTYVQPRFHTALNGTRSVSSGSTSHESRGSGWWFSGLFSSSKPTTAPEPLPIESDKRKQRIIRYVGRPTAASPATGSKMQHLKELKQLLDDSFNL; encoded by the exons GAAACAGAGCACGTACTACTTACTCACAGGAATTGCAGTACAGAGTAGCTGCACttatgaaaa AGGCGTCAGATATGGATCGTATATTCAAATTGCCGTCCACCACGTTCATCGGCGGTAAAGAAAAATCTTTGCCGCTTCGTGAAATTTTGAATAGACTAGAAGCTACTTATTGCGGACACATTGGCGTGGAGTTTATGTTCATCAATTCTTTGGAACAGTGCAATTGGATTCGACAAAAAATGGAAACACCTGGAATTATGGAAATGACCAACGATGAAAGAAGACTTATTTTGGCTAGATTAACTCGAGCAACCGG ATTCGAAGCATTCCTTGCACGTAAGTGGTCATCTGAGAAGAGATTCGGATTAGAGGGATGTGAAATTCTGATCCCTGCTATGAAGCAGGTAATCGATAAATCTACCGAATTAGGTGTCGAATCTGTTGTCATGGGTATGCCTCATCGTGGCCGTTTAAATGTCCTTGCCAATGTTTGTCGCAAACCTCTAAGTCAGATATTTACTCAATTCGCGGCTCTTGAAGCAGCCGATGAT GGTTCCGGCGACGTTAAATATCATTTAGGAACATATATTGAACGTTTAAATCGTGTAACAAATAAAAACATTCGCTTAGCCGTTGTGGCCAATCCATCTCACTTGGAAGCTGTCGATCCAATCGTGCAAGGAAAAACTCGTGCAGAGCAATTCTATCGAGGCGATGGAGAAGGCAAAAAG GTCATGTCTGTTCTTTTGCACGGCGATGCCGCATTTTGTGGACAAGGTATTGTTTTCGAAACAATGCACTTGTCGGATTTGCCTGATTATACAACGCATGGTACTATTCATATTGTGGTAAATAATCAGATTGGATTTACCACAGATCCAAGACATTCACGATCTTCACCATATTGCACTG ATGTTGCGAGAGTTGTGAACGCTCCGATCTTCCATGTTAATTCGGATGATCCCGAAGCGGTGATGCACGTTTGCAAAGTTGCTGCTGAGTGGAGAGCAACTTTCCACAAAGACGTTGTTATCGATATTGTATCGTACAGGCGAAATGGCCACAACGAAATTGATGAACCTATGTTTACGCAGCCATTAATGTACCGTAAAATCAGAAATACTCCACCAGTTTTAGACAAGTATGCTAAAACTCTTATTGATGATAATGTTGTTACCCCCGAGGAAGTTAAG GATGTCAAAGATAAATACGAAAAAATCTGTGAAGAGGCATATGTTAATGCCAGACAAGAAACACATATTAAATACAAGGACTGGCTGGATTCTCCATGGTCTGGCTTCTTTGAGGGTAAAGACCCTTTGAAGGTGTCCCCTACTGGTATCAAGGAAGACACGCTCGTTCATATTGGAAAGAAATTTTCGTCACCACCTCCCAATGCAGCTGAGTTTGTAATTCATAAAG GTATCGAACGTATTTTGAAATCTCGCATGGAAATGGTAGAAGCTCGAACAGTTGATTGGGCTCTTGGAGAAGCTATGGCCTTTGGTTCTTTACTTAAAGAGGGCATTCACGTTAGGTTGTCGGGTCAGGATGTGGAAAGAGGCACTTTCTCACATAGGCATCATGTCCTTCATCATCAAACCGTGGATAAGGCTACTTATAGACCGTTATGCTATCTTTATCCCGATCAAGCTCCGTACACTGTCTGCAATAGTTCTCTGTCAGAATTCGGCGTACTTG gATTCGAACTAGGCTATTCTATGACTAATCCTAATGCGTTAGTATGCTGGGAGGCACAGTTCGGTGATTTCAACAATACGGCACAATGTATAATTGATCAATTTATCAGTAGCGGTCAAGCTAAATGGGTACGTCAATCTGGTCTTGTTATGCTACAACCTCATGGACTCGAGGGAATG GGACCTGAACATTCGAGTGCTCGTTTGGAGCGTTTTCTGCAAATGTCAGCTGATGATGCAGATTATTTCCCTCCTGAAAGCGAAGAATTCGCTGTACGTCAGTTGCACGATACAAATTGGATTGTAGCTAATTGCAGCACACCGGCAAATTATTTCCATATTTTAAGAAGACAGATTGCGTTACCATTCAGAAAGCCTTTAATTTTAATGACACCGAAATCACTTCTTCGTCACCCAGAAGCGAAATCTAATTTCGATATGATGCTAGAGAATACAGAATTTCTTCGAGTGATACCAGAAGAAGGTGTAGCTTTGCAAAGTCCTTCTAATGTTAAAAGATTAGTGTTTTGTTCTGGCAAAGTTTATTACGATCTGAAGAAAGCGCGTGCTGAAAAGAAATTAGACGATAAAGTCGCTATTGCGCGAGTTGAACAG ATTACACCGTTCCCATATGATTTGGTTAAAAAAGAGGCTGCAAAGTATCCTAACGCGGAATTAGTATGGGCTCAAGAAGAACACAAAAATCAGGGTGCATGGACGTATGTCCAACCAAGATTTCACACGGCACTTAATGGAACTCGTTCTGTATC CAGCGGAAGTACGTCACACGAGAGTAGGGGTAGCGGATGGTGGTTTAGTGGTTTGTTTTCATCATCTAAACCAACGACTGCGCCTGAGCCGTTACCGATAGAATCTGATAAACGCAAACAGAGAATAATAAG ATATGTTGGTCGTCCAACAGCAGCGTCACCCGCAACAGGAAGTAAAATGCAACATCTCAAAGAACTGAAACAATTATTGGATGACTCCTTTAATCTTTAA
- the Nc73ef gene encoding oxoglutarate dehydrogenase Nc73EF isoform X8 gives MQPARGLQNKFYDNICLIRGHHIAKLDPLGINSADLDDRHPQELLYNHYSFEASDMDRIFKLPSTTFIGGKEKSLPLREILNRLEATYCGHIGVEFMFINSLEQCNWIRQKMETPGIMEMTNDERRLILARLTRATGFEAFLARKWSSEKRFGLEGCEILIPAMKQVIDKSTELGVESVVMGMPHRGRLNVLANVCRKPLSQIFTQFAALEAADDGSGDVKYHLGTYIERLNRVTNKNIRLAVVANPSHLEAVDPIVQGKTRAEQFYRGDGEGKKVMSVLLHGDAAFCGQGIVFETMHLSDLPDYTTHGTIHIVVNNQIGFTTDPRHSRSSPYCTDVARVVNAPIFHVNSDDPEAVMHVCKVAAEWRATFHKDVVIDIVSYRRNGHNEIDEPMFTQPLMYRKIRNTPPVLDKYAKTLIDDNVVTPEEVKDVKDKYEKICEEAYVNARQETHIKYKDWLDSPWSGFFEGKDPLKVSPTGIKEDTLVHIGKKFSSPPPNAAEFVIHKGIERILKSRMEMVEARTVDWALGEAMAFGSLLKEGIHVRLSGQDVERGTFSHRHHVLHHQTVDKATYRPLCYLYPDQAPYTVCNSSLSEFGVLGFELGYSMTNPNALVCWEAQFGDFNNTAQCIIDQFISSGQAKWVRQSGLVMLQPHGLEGMGPEHSSARLERFLQMSADDADYFPPESEEFAVRQLHDTNWIVANCSTPANYFHILRRQIALPFRKPLILMTPKSLLRHPEAKSNFDMMLENTEFLRVIPEEGVALQSPSNVKRLVFCSGKVYYDLKKARAEKKLDDKVAIARVEQITPFPYDLVKKEAAKYPNAELVWAQEEHKNQGAWTYVQPRFHTALNGTRSVSSGSTSHESRGSGWWFSGLFSSSKPTTAPEPLPIESDKRKQRIIRYVGRPTAASPATGSKMQHLKELKQLLDDSFNL, from the exons AGGCGTCAGATATGGATCGTATATTCAAATTGCCGTCCACCACGTTCATCGGCGGTAAAGAAAAATCTTTGCCGCTTCGTGAAATTTTGAATAGACTAGAAGCTACTTATTGCGGACACATTGGCGTGGAGTTTATGTTCATCAATTCTTTGGAACAGTGCAATTGGATTCGACAAAAAATGGAAACACCTGGAATTATGGAAATGACCAACGATGAAAGAAGACTTATTTTGGCTAGATTAACTCGAGCAACCGG ATTCGAAGCATTCCTTGCACGTAAGTGGTCATCTGAGAAGAGATTCGGATTAGAGGGATGTGAAATTCTGATCCCTGCTATGAAGCAGGTAATCGATAAATCTACCGAATTAGGTGTCGAATCTGTTGTCATGGGTATGCCTCATCGTGGCCGTTTAAATGTCCTTGCCAATGTTTGTCGCAAACCTCTAAGTCAGATATTTACTCAATTCGCGGCTCTTGAAGCAGCCGATGAT GGTTCCGGCGACGTTAAATATCATTTAGGAACATATATTGAACGTTTAAATCGTGTAACAAATAAAAACATTCGCTTAGCCGTTGTGGCCAATCCATCTCACTTGGAAGCTGTCGATCCAATCGTGCAAGGAAAAACTCGTGCAGAGCAATTCTATCGAGGCGATGGAGAAGGCAAAAAG GTCATGTCTGTTCTTTTGCACGGCGATGCCGCATTTTGTGGACAAGGTATTGTTTTCGAAACAATGCACTTGTCGGATTTGCCTGATTATACAACGCATGGTACTATTCATATTGTGGTAAATAATCAGATTGGATTTACCACAGATCCAAGACATTCACGATCTTCACCATATTGCACTG ATGTTGCGAGAGTTGTGAACGCTCCGATCTTCCATGTTAATTCGGATGATCCCGAAGCGGTGATGCACGTTTGCAAAGTTGCTGCTGAGTGGAGAGCAACTTTCCACAAAGACGTTGTTATCGATATTGTATCGTACAGGCGAAATGGCCACAACGAAATTGATGAACCTATGTTTACGCAGCCATTAATGTACCGTAAAATCAGAAATACTCCACCAGTTTTAGACAAGTATGCTAAAACTCTTATTGATGATAATGTTGTTACCCCCGAGGAAGTTAAG GATGTCAAAGATAAATACGAAAAAATCTGTGAAGAGGCATATGTTAATGCCAGACAAGAAACACATATTAAATACAAGGACTGGCTGGATTCTCCATGGTCTGGCTTCTTTGAGGGTAAAGACCCTTTGAAGGTGTCCCCTACTGGTATCAAGGAAGACACGCTCGTTCATATTGGAAAGAAATTTTCGTCACCACCTCCCAATGCAGCTGAGTTTGTAATTCATAAAG GTATCGAACGTATTTTGAAATCTCGCATGGAAATGGTAGAAGCTCGAACAGTTGATTGGGCTCTTGGAGAAGCTATGGCCTTTGGTTCTTTACTTAAAGAGGGCATTCACGTTAGGTTGTCGGGTCAGGATGTGGAAAGAGGCACTTTCTCACATAGGCATCATGTCCTTCATCATCAAACCGTGGATAAGGCTACTTATAGACCGTTATGCTATCTTTATCCCGATCAAGCTCCGTACACTGTCTGCAATAGTTCTCTGTCAGAATTCGGCGTACTTG gATTCGAACTAGGCTATTCTATGACTAATCCTAATGCGTTAGTATGCTGGGAGGCACAGTTCGGTGATTTCAACAATACGGCACAATGTATAATTGATCAATTTATCAGTAGCGGTCAAGCTAAATGGGTACGTCAATCTGGTCTTGTTATGCTACAACCTCATGGACTCGAGGGAATG GGACCTGAACATTCGAGTGCTCGTTTGGAGCGTTTTCTGCAAATGTCAGCTGATGATGCAGATTATTTCCCTCCTGAAAGCGAAGAATTCGCTGTACGTCAGTTGCACGATACAAATTGGATTGTAGCTAATTGCAGCACACCGGCAAATTATTTCCATATTTTAAGAAGACAGATTGCGTTACCATTCAGAAAGCCTTTAATTTTAATGACACCGAAATCACTTCTTCGTCACCCAGAAGCGAAATCTAATTTCGATATGATGCTAGAGAATACAGAATTTCTTCGAGTGATACCAGAAGAAGGTGTAGCTTTGCAAAGTCCTTCTAATGTTAAAAGATTAGTGTTTTGTTCTGGCAAAGTTTATTACGATCTGAAGAAAGCGCGTGCTGAAAAGAAATTAGACGATAAAGTCGCTATTGCGCGAGTTGAACAG ATTACACCGTTCCCATATGATTTGGTTAAAAAAGAGGCTGCAAAGTATCCTAACGCGGAATTAGTATGGGCTCAAGAAGAACACAAAAATCAGGGTGCATGGACGTATGTCCAACCAAGATTTCACACGGCACTTAATGGAACTCGTTCTGTATC CAGCGGAAGTACGTCACACGAGAGTAGGGGTAGCGGATGGTGGTTTAGTGGTTTGTTTTCATCATCTAAACCAACGACTGCGCCTGAGCCGTTACCGATAGAATCTGATAAACGCAAACAGAGAATAATAAG ATATGTTGGTCGTCCAACAGCAGCGTCACCCGCAACAGGAAGTAAAATGCAACATCTCAAAGAACTGAAACAATTATTGGATGACTCCTTTAATCTTTAA